A window of Kryptolebias marmoratus isolate JLee-2015 unplaced genomic scaffold, ASM164957v2 Scaffold51, whole genome shotgun sequence genomic DNA:
NNNNNNNNNNNNNNNNNNNNNNNNNNNNNNNNNNNNNNNNNNNNNNNNNNNNNNNNNNNNNNNNNNNNNNNNNNNNNNNNNNNNNNNNNNNNNNNNNNNNNNNNNNNNNNNNNNNNNNNNNNNNNNNNNNNNNNNNNNNNNNNNNNNNNNNNNNNNNNNNNNNNNNNNNNNNNNNNNNNNNNNNNNNNNNNNNNNNNNNNNNNNNNNNNNNNNNNNNNNNNNNNNNNNNNNNNNNNNNNNNNNNNNNNNNNNNNNNNNNNNNNNNNNNNNNNNNNNNNNNNNNNNNNNNNNNNNNNNNNNNNNNNNNNNNNNNNNNNNNNNNNNNNNNNNNNNNNNNNNNNNNNNNNNNNNNNNNNNNNNNNNNNNNNNNNNNNNNNNNNNNNNNNNNNNNNNNNNNNNNNNNNNNNNNNNNNNNNNNNNNNNNNNNNNNNNNNNNNNNNNNNNNNNNNNNNNNNNNNNNNNNNNNNNNNNNNNNNNNNNNNNNNNNNNNNNNNNNNNNNNNNNNNNNNNNNNNNNNNNNNNNNNNNNNNNNNNNNNNNNNNNNNNNNNNNNNNNNNNNNNNNNNNNNNNNNNNNNNNNNNNNNNNNNNNNNNNNNNNNNNNNNNNNNNNNNNNNNNNNNNNNNNNNNNNNNNNNNNNNNNNNNNNNNNNNNNNNNNNNNNNNNNNNNNNNNNNNNNNNNNNNNNNNNNNNNNNNNNNNNNNNNNNNNNNNNNNNNNNNNNNNNNNNNNNNNNNNNNNNNNNNNNNNNNNNNNNNNNNNNNNNNNNNNNNNNNNNNNNNNNNNNNNNNNNNNNNNNNNNNNNNNNNNNNNNNNNNNNNNNNNNNNNNNNNNNNNNNNNNNNNNNNNNNNNNNNNNNNNNNNNNNNNNNNNNNNNNNNNNNNNNNNNNNNNNNNNNNNNNNNNNNNNNNNNNNNNNNNNNNNNNNNNNNNNNNNNNNNNNNNNNNNNNNNNNNNNNNNNNNNNNNNNNNNNNNNNNNNNNNNNNNNNNNNNNNNNNNNNNNNNNNNNNNNNNNNNNNNNNNNNNNNNNNNNNNNNNNNNNNNNNNNNNNNGGGGAGTAACTAGCTGTTCAGCCGGTAACCGGGGAGTAACTAGCTGTTCAGCCGGTAACCGGGGAGGAACTAGCTGGTCAGCAGGTAACCGGGGAGGAACTAGCTGGTCAGCAGGTAACCGGGGAGGAACTAGCTGTGAGACTGAAGGAGCAGGAAGTTTTTCAGGTATTAAAatgttgttctgtttaaaatgccaaaataaaagatttcgTTTATTTCTTACTTTGTCCTGAATATTTGATCTTTTATTAAATCGTTGCAATGATTTCCAGATTTGATCAACttgattttattcacaataaacaTCAGatgttgaaatgaaaaaactttactgttttataaaaataaattcaataattttcattttcttagTTGGACTGTGACTAAAATCTGGGTTTAAAGGATCTGCAGATCGatttagtttaacttttagcttcagcttgTAAAAGGATTTATAATTATTTCTCCTGTGGGAACATTGAATCTGTGAAGACTGAGGTAATCAGGACGAAGGAACACGTGTTGTGTTTGAGGCTCTGAGGAGCTGTTTCTGTCACACTGAAgctttatttcataaaaaatctaactttaacAGCTCCTGATGAACTCAGTGGTTTGGTACAATGACTGGTTGAATCAATGATGGATGAAGAGAAGAACATTCTGTTCTGAAGATGAGGAGCCTGTTGGACAGGACGCAGGTGAAGACATtattaaatgtctttaataATCAGTTTATGAGGCACAAAGAGGCAGATTTATGGTGTTATTTATCAGCTGTGGCTGttttcagcagctcctggataAACACGAACTGATTACATCCTGGTTAGTTTACACTGAATCAACAGGGTTATTATTTGATGTCTTACTTTCATGACAAACGGTCCTCCGCTGTCGCCCTCGCAGGCGTCGCCGCGTTGGCTTTCTTCTGGCTTAAAACCTGCAGACAAATTCATGAAAAATAATCAAAGCTAATGTCAACAAAGTGCAGTTAATGTAGAGGTGACAAGTATAAACTGAGGAGGCTGACGTGTCCTGAGATCTCACCTGCACAGAACATGTTGTCTGTTATTCTGACGGACGTGGACTTGCTGCAGATGTCTTGGTCCACGATCGGAAGGTGGATCTGCTGGAGAACGGTGGGTAAACTTCTGCTCGCAGGGTTCCAGGTCTCCTTCAGGTTCCCCCAGCCGGTCACCCGGCCCTTAAAGCCTTCAGACATTAGACTGTTGGGGGGAGACAGCACAGATGGGTTTCTGGCTGCACCTGCTTGAGGAACAGGCAGCTCGTTTGGGGGGTTGTCTTACGTCCTGGCGACCTGCTTGCTCGGCAGGCAGATGGGATGGATCTCGTTGGTGAACGTGATGGGGCGCCTCATGTGCAGCAGAGCGATGTCCCGGTTCAGATTTTCTCTCCAGTTGTATTTGGGATGGACGATGATTTCATCAATCGCAACAATCTTCTCGGTTCCACGCTCAAACCTGgataaaaatggaaatgatCCGTTATTTGTCTGAAGAAGAAATGGATGAGAATGAGGCCGGGGGATGTCTCACTTGGCTCTGTTGTGTTTCCCCAGGCGGACCAGGATGTCGGAGGTGGTAAAGTTTTTATTCCAGGGCGGATAAAGGATGCAGTGCGCTGCAGTGAGGATCCACTGATCGCTGATCAGACTGGCTCCACACAGAAGCTCCTGGGGGCTGCGTTTATACAGCATCACCTGCCTGCAAACACGAGAAccagccttttattttgatagcACAGGAAACAACCTTGTTGGCTTCTTAAAGCCCAGACTGTTACTGGGAATGTGTGGTCGTCATGGTTACCATGGTGCTGAGGCCACCTCGGCATCATCCCCCCCAACGATCCGTTTGTCTCTGTAGGAGTCCAGCAGCTCCTGCTCGttcttgtcctttttgttgGACGCTTCGAAAAGAGGACGCTGACCGCACACTGCAGCACAACCAACCAGACCTTTAACCCTCTAAACCAGTTAACTTACTCAAACCTTTACACATTTAACCTGGGCACACATTCTAAACCAGTCATGTGTTCAGACTCATTTTAACCAGGTAGTTCAGTCACACATTCTAAAACTGTTAGGTTGGTCACATACCCTTAACCAGTTAACTTGGTTAGAAACACTCTAAACCAGTTAATTAGCCAACATGTACTTGAGTTAACCAGTATGGGATTTCTGTAAAGCAAAAggttaaatataatataaataactTACCAATAACTTCCTAAACCTGTTAATCTGTAAACTGTTTAGTTTTACCAGTCATTCAGTCTGTTGACAGGTTAATCACATGGTTAGGGCATTAATTGATGAATCTCTTGTCAGCTAGTTACCATCCAGCAGTGCAGCTAACCAGCGGAACAGACTTGGTAATTACACAACTAAACAACTAATAAGTAAAATCATTAAACCTGTTAACGAACCAGCCAAGAGTAAATCTGCTGCATTATTAAACCACTAATCAAGTTAGTAAACCTGAAAACTTCCTTTTTCGCTTAGTGGTTTGGTTACTTAATCAATCTGTTTGTAAATAACTTAACCAGTTGTTACCTAGTCAAACTGTAAGAAACTGAAGTCATTAAACCTTTAAtgactttagtttgtttaaacctGACTGAATCTAGAAACTACTTACTAATAAGGATCCAGTAAGTGAACTAGTGAACAAACTAGTAACCAGTCTGGATGTTAAAACTGGTCGATGATTCAACTTCCTAGTTAATAGGTCATTTCTTTCTTCACCACTTAACCATTTACTTTGTAAACCAGTTTGTCAGACTGAAGACATGGAGTTACATTTTATTGAGCTAGTTAGTCGGACAGCTAGTTATCTACCTGAATGCCCCAACCAGTTTGTAACCAGTCAATCAGTCAGTCAACCAGGATATGAACCAGTaaagtgacctttgaccccaggtTTTAACCCTGGTGAGGTTACCGGTACTAACCAATCAGACAACTCACCATTTTCTCCTTGTCCAAACGTTCGAGGACTGAAGAACAGTTTCTTGGCAGGACCTAAAACCGACCGCTCCCTTTCCTGATTGCCCGTCAACTCGTCTCCACCAATCAGAGGATCCTCTGAGACACAGGTAAACAGAGACAGGTGAGCTGCAGGTAGACAGGTGATGCATTCATGGACGGTGGGTTTTTACAGTACCACACAGGTTCAGCTTGCAGTAATCAATCGTCATGTTTCCAGAAATCTCCACGTAGCACCAGGGGCCCTCGGGGTCGTTGTCCGGGTTCCGGCACTTGTTGCCCTTCAGAATCACCTCTGGGATGAAGTCTTTGTCCCGGCTGAGGGCTACGGCCTGCTGGGACGACCACGGCACACAGGTGTGTCCACTCATGGTAACGCTCAGGTTACCAACGTAGTCAACTCCGTAGTTAGGGAAACAGTCTGAGGTTATGACCGGTTCTGGAGCTACAGTTGTTGGGACAAACTCCTCACCTTGTAAAGAAAGACGTGTTCATGGTTAAACGGCGGAAACAGAAGAACCCAGCGTGCTTCTGGTTTGAAATGGGTTCctggacaaactgaccacatttagGAACCTTGCAGGTCTCTTTCTGGACCCCTGGATCTGTGGTGAAACACCACGGTCCTTCTGGACGGTTGTCAGGGTTCCTGCAGAAGTTCTCCTGCAGGTTACTGTTTCGTTCCGAAGCATTAAACTCCCTGCACACAGACAGCAACCAGGTAAACCAGTCAGTAACCAGGTAAACCAGTAAGCAACCAGGTAAACCAGTCAGCAACCAGGTAAACCAGTAAGCAACCAGGTAAACCTGTCAGCAACCAGGTGAACCAGTCAGTAACCAGGTGAACCAGTCAGCCACCAGGTAAACAAGTCAGCCACCAGGTAAACCAGTCAGCAACCAGGTAAACCAGTCAGCAACCAGGTAAACAAGTCAACCACCAGGTAAACCAGTCAACCACCAGGTGAACCAGTCAGCCACCAGGTAAACCAGTCAGCAACCAGGTAAACCAGTCAGCCATCAGGTGAACCAGTCAGTAACCAGGTGAACCAGTCAGCCACTAGGTAAACAAGTCAGCCACCAGGTAAACCAGTCAGCAACCAGGTAAACCAGTCAGCAACCAGGTAAACAAGTCAACCACCAGGTAAACCAGTCAGCAACCAGGTAAACCAGTCAGCCATCAGGTAAACCAGTCAACCACCAGGTATACCAGTCAGCAACCAGGTAAACCTGTCAGCAACCAGGTGAACCAGTCAGTAACCAGGTAAACCAGTCAGCAACCAGGTGAACCAGTCAGTAACCAGGTAAACCAGTCAGCCACCAGGTGAACCAGTCAGCCACCAGGTAAACCAGTCAGCAACCAGGTAAACCAGTGAACCACCAGGTAAACCAGTCAGCCACCAGGTAAACCAGTCAGCAACCAGGTAAACCAGTCAGTAACCAGGTAAACAAGTCAACCACCAGGTAAACCAGTCAGCAACCAGGTAAACCAGTCAGCCATCAGGTAAACCAGTCAACCACCAGGTATACCAGTCAGCAACCAGGTAAACCTGTCAGCAACCAGGTGAACCAGTCAGTAACCAGGTAAACCAGTCAGCAACCAGGTGAACCAGTCAGTAACCAGGTAAACCAGTCAGCCACCAGGTGAACCAGTCAGCCACCAGGTAAACCAGTCAGCAACCAGGTAAACCAGTGAACCACCAGGTAAACCAGTCAGCCACCAGGTAAACCAGTCAGCAACCAGGTAAACCAGTCAGTAACCAGGTAAAGCAGTCAACCATCATGTAAACTAGTCAGCAACCAAGTAAACCAGTCAGTAACCAGGTAAAGCAGTCAATCATTAGGTAAACTAGTCAGCAACCAAGTAAATCAGTCAGCAACCAGGTAAACCAGTCAGCAACCAAGTAAACCAGTCAGTAACCAGGTAAAACAGTCAGTAACCAGGTAAAACAGTCAGTAACCAGGTAAACCATCAGGTAATAAGAGAGTAGAAAGATGTATCAGTTCGGGATCTTGACATCCCATCTGAAGGTGACAATTAATTGATTAACTGTCTAACTAGGTAAACAACTCATAGTTACTAAGTTATTTTGTCCTAATTGAGTCATTGTTTTGACTTTTGACCTTTAGATGACTAGTTTTTATCCACTACTGAATTATCTGTCTTTAGTTAACTTGTAGACTTGTTTTTGAGACAGTTAACTAATTGGTCAGTTAAAGTTAATGAATTAGTGTGGAATAGTTTTGGACTGGTTATTGATTTGTTGACTTTTATTTAGTAAGGATAGTTAGTTATCTGGCTGAGTAGTTAGTTGGTTGGCTGAATGCTTAGTTGATGGAGTTGTTTCCTGACTAGTTGGTTGATTTGTTGGCTTTTGATTTTTTAGGACACCTTGTTAGTTGTTTGGTTGAGGTCTAATAAgctatttgatttttttgctgGTTGATCAGTTGGTTGGGTAAGAAACTGGTTTAGTTGTTATGCCTCTTTCTTACCAGTTTACATTTTCCtaagtttcatttatctttaaacttttgttttaataaaataaatcagtcagtttttttgtgaaatcagTGTTTAAACTTACCTAGACATTGACTTAGTTGATCATTGTTGGTTAGTTGGTTGATGTGTATGTAATCTATTATTagttcattagttttatttggTTAGTAAACTGTTTGGTTAGTTTGATGTGAACTAACATCAGTAATTTCTGCAGTTAACCTAATTCCTATGTTAGTCTTTTAGTGAACTTATATTTGCTTATTTTGACTTCATTAGTTATTCAGGTTTTTAACTGGTGGTcagtgttctggttctggtttagTTAGTTGTATTCTTTTTGGTATTAGTTGAGATTTAGTTGAATGgttgtaaataattttggtAAACTAAGTTTGTTAATGGACGTGTGAAGTTAGGTTAGCTGGTTGGGACAGTTCTTTGTGGTTAACCATGTGGTGAACGGTTACCTGTGGATTGGATGAGGGTAACTAGAGCTCCATTGTTGACACACTTTGCCTGTTTTAGTGATGTTGACCCTTCCGTCGTAGTAAAACCCGTTCCCGATGATACAGTGACCTGCAGACAGCCGGACCGTCAGAGTTTCCATCCACCATGTGAGCCGTTTGTTTCCATCATCTTAGGATTTACCTTCTACACACTGTCTGACCATGTGGGTGTTGTCCCTCGTTCGGTCCATGGTGTCCGCTTTACAGTCTGTGGACCACCAACGCAGCAGCACTTACATGTTTGTTCTGAACTCTTTGGACTTTGTTCATGTTTGCCGGCGACATGCAGCTGAATAAACTCACTGAATTACGTAAAAGCAGACGTTAATCTGAGTTCAGTCACAGATTATTTAATCAGCCAGCTGGACTAAAAGTTAAAGGTCTTTAGTTAGAACTAAGAGTTGGCTGCAGCAGGAACTGAAACGCAAACCCTGAGGCAAGATGAACATCATTTACTTGGTTTGTTAAGACAGAAAAGGCTTCAGAACAATCTGCGCTTTGGgagaaaaataacatcaaataaaaattgtttcatttctcCAGAGGAGGCTGTGACTCAGCAGAACTTACCAAGATACTGCCCCCAGAAGATCTCCTGAAGAAGACAGGACACTGTTAGAGTTTCACCGAGTTCAGGTTGGTTTAAACTGATCCCAGGTCTGGTTAAACTGATCTGGTTAAACTGATCCCGGGTCTGGTTAAACTGATCCCGGGTCTGGGTAAACTGATCCCAGGTCTAGGTAAACTGATCTGGTTGAACTGATCTCAGGTTTGGTTAAACTGATCTCAGATCTGTTGAACTGATCTCAGATCCGGTTAAACTGATCTCAGATCTGGttaaactgatctcaggtctgttaaactgatctcaggtctgTTAAACTAATCTCAGATCTGTTAAACTGATCTCAGATCTGGTTAAGCTGATCCCAGGTTTGGttaaactgatctcaggtctgGTTAAACTGATCCCAGGTCTGTATAAACTAATCCCAGGTCTGAGTAAACTGATTTCAGGTCTGGttaaactgatctcaggtctgGGTAAACTGATCTGGttaaactgatctcaggtctgGTTAACTGTTCCCAGGTTTGGTTAAAATGATCCCAGGTCTGGTAAAATTGATCCCAGGTCTGGTTAAATTGATCCCAGGTCTGTTTAACCTGGttaaactgatctcaggtctgGTTAACTGTTCCCAGGTTTGGTTAAAATGATCCCAGGTCTGGTAAAATTGATCCCAGGTCTGGTTAAATTGATCCCAGGTCTGTTTAACCTGGttaaactgatctcaggtctgGTTAACTGTTCCCAGGTTTGGTTAAAATGATCCCAGGTCTGGTAAAATTGATCCCAGGTCTGGTTAAATTGATCCCAGGTCTGTTTAACCTGGTTAAACTGATCTCAGTTCTGGTTAAACTGATGCCAGGTCTTGTTGAACTGATCTTAGGTCTGGttaaactgatctcaggtctgGTTAACTGACCCCAGGTCTGATTAAACTGATCTGGTTAAACCGATTCTAGGTCAGGTTAAACTGATCTCATGCCTGGTTAAACTGATCCCAGGTCTGGGTAAACTGATCTCAGGTTTGGGTAAAGTGATCTCAGATCTGGGTTAACTGATCTCAGGTCTGGATAAGCTGATCCCACGTTTGGTTAAACTGATCCCAGGTCTGGTTAAATTGATCTCAGGTCTGGttaaactgatctcaggtctgGTTAAACTGATCCCAGGTCTGGTTAAACTGATCTCAGATCTGGttaaactgatctcaggtctgTTAAACTGATCCCAGGTTTGGTTAAACTGATCTCAGTTCTGGTTAAACTGATCTCAGGTTTGGTTAAACTGATCCCAGGTCTGGTTAACTGATCTCAGGTCTGGttaaactgatctcaggtctgGTTAAACTGATCTCAGATCTATTGAACTGATCTCAGGTCTGGATAAGCTGATCTCAGGTCTGGTTAAACTGATCTTAGATCTGTTAAACTGATCTCAGATCTGGTTAAACTGATCTCAGATCTGGttaaactgatctcaggtctgTTAAACTGATTTCAGACCTGTTGAACTGATCTCAGATCTGTTGAACTCATCTCAGATCTGGttaaactgatctcaggtctgGTTAAGCTGATCTCAGGTCTGGttaaactgatctcaggtctgGTTAAGCTGATCTCAGGTCTGGTTAAACTGATCTCAGATCTGttaaactgatctcaggtctgGTTAAACTGATCTCAGATCTATTGAACTGATCTCAGATTTGAATAAACTGATCCCAGGTCTGTTGAGCCTGACCAAGACAGAGAAGTAACGTCTTACAGTTTTATCTTTCTGCTCGAACACCTCCCTGGCTTCCTCGTGGTCACAGATTTCTTCGACACATTCCCTCTCCAGGTTTCCTGCCGTGAGAAACAATCACTTTAACACATCGttgttaccatggagacggTACAGGAACACAAACCAAATCTTTGCTGCATCTTTAGCCTCTTTGTGGAGCTTCTTCCTCTGTTTTAGTCACTTTGTGTCTTCAGATACGAATCTTTGCTTCATTATGTGGAGTTTTAGCTTATTTGTGACTCTTTACTTGTCTGCTGATGACGCTGGGATGtgcagtgagagtagggagcaggtggtgACTGAGATAAACAGCATATTCTCACAGACAGAGCGACGGGCAGAAAGGCTTCATATCttagaggtcagaggtcaagcaGGTGTGTCAGTGAGTTACCTGGTTTCATCTCCTCTAACAAATGATTTGCTCGTCGGTTTCGGACCAAAACCTGCAACGCCTGCTGGCTGCTGAGAAAAACTGGgagtaaaaagataaaaagctgtCAGCTGTTGCAGGACGTTGGATTTCTTTAAATCAGAGAATCAAATTCAGTTGATTTCAGATTTGGGTTTAGTTTCCtgttcaggaaacaaaaaataaaaacttctaaacattttgcttttcagaTGAAAATATTCAACTGAAGGAATCGTTTGTTCGTCTGGTTCAACCGtttaagtgaaaaataaaactttttttctccagaaCCAACTAGGTTCTGTCCTCCAGTCCGGTTCGGACGTTCAAACcagtttttcctgcagaaatcAAAGCAGAAGAAATGATCAGTACCATCCTGAGCCAGGCAGCCGGGCAGaaccaacagcagcagaaccacagCTCCTTTAAACATCGCCATCATCCAGACCTgtcaacagaaccagaaccagcggcagcagcagcgtCCAGCGGGTCTGTCGGAGTCCGTCTGTCTGTGGTCCCTGAGTGGGAGGAGGGGGAGTTATTGACTGAGAGGTCAAAGTATGACGAGTGGGACGGCTTTGATCCGAGTTCCTGTCATGCTGGCCTGAAACGCTCCCACTTTCAGGAGAGGAAGTCAGAATTCCCTCAGCTCAGATCATAGAAATATTCAGCTTTCATGAAGAGAAGCAGAAGGTTCtcctgctggaggagctgaggtGGCAGAGGTTCTTCCAGGATTTATCAGAACATCTTCATGTCAAAGGTCAGGTTCATCGTCTGAGCAGCTTTAGGGTTTAATGTTTATGGATCGGGTCTCCGTGTGACTCGCTGATCAAATATTGGGCTTCAGATACGAAGGTGAAAGTCTGAactccacaaacaaacaaacaacaaacagcagcagcagaaacttctGCAGCGCCCCCTTCAGGGCTGAAGTGAAACTATTACAAATGAAACCAAACTCCAAGTcatcaaaggaatgcatatcgcccgccacctttcagactaacgttttaattcaagatggccgctgcagccaCATCACTCAGAGTCTgcgctgaggatgactctcagctactaccacaccaggctTAGCTCAGTAATTCtgggttagctgtggtggccatcttgaatcgggtctGCTGTGGCAGGTGATGCCAAAATCCTAAAAAATACGCAGAGAAGTTTGAAATAATTATCAAAGAAATTGATAAAACTCAAAAACGAGTTGGGCggttgaataaaatgtaaataaaaattgaattcAGTGATGaataaatctcataaatccatttTCCTCAAAGTGGAACtcagtaaaaatattaatagtTGAGACTAAGAAATTTTaccatttatataaaaaaaagataattttgaattttctgaaaatcaaattaacctttttttaagtaCAATATCTTACTCTCTATCTTTATTATGTTCTATTCTGAATAACATATGGATTTATGAGGtttgtaaataattaaagtctgtctttatttacattttgaggTTGCAGTTATTTTCATTcaaccaacaaaaataa
This region includes:
- the f2 gene encoding prothrombin, with the protein product MMAMFKGAVVLLLLVLPGCLAQDVFLSSQQALQVLVRNRRANHLLEEMKPGNLERECVEEICDHEEAREVFEQKDKTEIFWGQYLDCKADTMDRTRDNTHMVRQCVEGHCIIGNGFYYDGRVNITKTGKVCQQWSSSYPHPIHREFNASERNSNLQENFCRNPDNRPEGPWCFTTDPGVQKETCKVPKCGEEFVPTTVAPEPVITSDCFPNYGVDYVGNLSVTMSGHTCVPWSSQQAVALSRDKDFIPEVILKGNKCRNPDNDPEGPWCYVEISGNMTIDYCKLNLCEDPLIGGDELTGNQERERSVLGPAKKLFFSPRTFGQGENVCGQRPLFEASNKKDKNEQELLDSYRDKRIVGGDDAEVASAPWQVMLYKRSPQELLCGASLISDQWILTAAHCILYPPWNKNFTTSDILVRLGKHNRAKFERGTEKIVAIDEIIVHPKYNWRENLNRDIALLHMRRPITFTNEIHPICLPSKQVARTLMSEGFKGRVTGWGNLKETWNPASRSLPTVLQQIHLPIVDQDICSKSTSVRITDNMFCAGFKPEESQRGDACEGDSGGPFVMKYPAENRWYQIGIVSWGEGCDRDGKYGFYTHLFRMSRWIKKVIEKTGADE